The Caldicellulosiruptor obsidiansis OB47 genome segment AGATGCGAAAACCTTGCACGCTGAAGACTCCTTTGAAAAATCCTTTGCACCACTATCAATCATTCGGCATGTTGAATAAAGCATAGCTCTTGCAGCTTCGATGTTTATGTACATGTCAGCCAGCATATGCTGAATTGCCTGAAAGGATGAAAGAGGTTGTCCGAACTGGACCCTTTCTTTTGCATACCTGATTGCATGCTCATATGCACCTTGAGCAATCCCAACAGCCATTGCAGCCACTCCGGGACGTGTCCTGTCAAACGTCTTCATTGCAACAATAAATCCTGTACCTTCCCTACCTAAAAGATTTTCTTTGGGAACTTTACAATCTTCAAATATAAGCTCTGTAGTAGAAGACGCTCTTATACCCATCTTGTCTTCTTTTTTCCCACAATAAAATCCTTCGTACTCCTTTTCTACAATGAATGCTGAAATTCCGCGCGGTCCTTTCGATTTGTCGGTTACTGCAAATACCACATACACGTCAGCTTCACCGCCGTTTGTAATCCAATGCTTGCTTCCGTTTAAAATATAATAATCTCCTTTTTTCTCTGCAGTCGTCTTTATACTGCTCACATCACTTCCAGCATCAGCTTCTGTCAATGCAAACGCGGCTATCAACTCTCCTTTTGCTATCTTGGGTAAATACTTTTTCTTTTGTTCCTCTTTGCCATAAAGAATTATAGGATATGCGCCCAGAGCTGTTGCAGCGTATGATACCGCAACACCTGCACAATTTCTTGAAAGCTCTTCTACAACAAGGCACATTTCCATAACACCGCCACCAAACCCACCGTACTCTTTAGGAATGTATACACCAGTGAGCTCTGTGTATGCTAAAAGGTCCAATATATCTCTTGGGAATATGCCTTCTTTGTCATATTTTATTGCAACCTTCGACACGTACTCATCTGAAATTCTCTTTGCAAGTTTCTTTATAATCTTTTGTTCTTCACTTAAAAAATATTCCACCTTAAAAATTCGCCCCCTACTTTTGCAGTATCCTTCTTCATAGTTTATCAGATGAAATTCTCTATTGTCAAACAACCAAAATTTTTTACATTGATGGGGTTATTTTGTAACAATAATTGTTGTATTGCGTTATTATTTTTTGATATCATACTTCATATAAAAAAAACTGTCCTGGGGAAGGACTACAAAATGAAAGTTGCTGGAATAGTAGTAGAATACAACCCTTTTCACAATGGACACCTGTACCATCTGCAAAAAACAAGAGAAATAACAAATGCAGACATAGTTGTGGGCGTAATGAGCGGTAACTTTATTCAAAGAGGAGAACCTGCGATTGTAAACAAATGGGCAAGGACAAAGATGGCTATTTTAAACGGGGTAGATGTCATTTTTGAACTGCCGTTTGCATATGCCTGCAACAGTGCCGAAATATTTGCATATGGCGCAATATCCATTTTAAACCAGCTCGGCGTTGACTTTGTTGTTTTTGGTTCAGAGTGCGGTGATATTGATAAGCTTAAAGAAGCTGCTAAATACTTGGCATTTGAAGAAGATGATTTCAAGTCAAGTTTGAAAAGTTATTTGAAAGAAGGGTATTCCTTCCCAAAAGCTCGTGAACTTGCCCTTATCAAAACATGTAAAACCAATATTGAATTTTCTTCTAACAATATACTTGGAATTGAATATATCAAATGGATTTACAGATTAGGCTCAAAGATTAAACCACTAACCATAAAAAGGATAGGTGCATTTTATAATGACCCTAACCTCACACAGGACATATACTCTTCAGCTACTGCTATAAGAAGAAACATAAATAACTTGCAGGCGATCAAAAACAAAATGCCATCTGCTTCTTATGAAATACTGATAGAAGAATTTGAAAGCGGAAGAGGCCCTGTGTTTCTTGAGGATTACTTTAAGCTCTTTATCTACAACGCCATCGTTGTACCAGATTTTTTGAAAAACAAAATTGATGTCAAAGAAGGGCTTGAAAATAGATTTGAAAAGTACATTTTCAATTCTCCATCAGCTAAAAATCTTCTTGAGAATGTAAAAACTAAAAGATATACCCTTACAAGACTTCAGAGAATATTTATACACGCTGTTGTAAGAAACAATTTTGACCAAAAGACTCTTCTTTCCATTACACCTTATGTAAGAGTTTTGGGATTCAACCAAAAAGGAAAAGAATATTTAAATAAGATAAAAGACAAAATTGAGTATATCACAAAACTAAATCAGCAGTGGTTAAAAAACCTTCAATACAAAGAGCTTCTTGAACTTGAAATAAGGTCTTCAATGCTGCATGCTCTGCAATATAAAGATTTTCACAAATATCTGCAGACAGAATTTAAATCATCTCCTATCTATATCAGTTCAAGAAGCTAAATTCTTTAAGTTTCCTAACTCCTCTTCTGCCCTTTTCTTTCCTCTTTGATACGCCTTTTCTACATCAGCAAGGGTATATGGATTTATATCCTCAAGATTAATCTTTATAAGATAATCAAGATATCCTTGTTTTAGCCTGAATATCTCCTCACCCATGATATCAATTGTGGTCATTATCATTTCTAAAATATTCTTGGGTTCTTTTAGCAAGCCTTTGCCTGAAACATCAACTCCAATTACAAATTCACAGCCGTTTTCTCTCAAGACCTTCCCCGGCACTTTGTCTACTACCGCTCCATCAACCAGCACAGTATCCCCTATTTTATATGGTGGAAGAACTCCGGGAATAGATATGCTGCTTCTTACAGCATCATATAAACTTCCCTCGCTGAAGACCACCTGCTCACCCTTTAAAAGGTCTGTTGCAACAACATAAAATGGATATTTTAAATCGGAAAATTTTTTATCTCGTAGGAAAAGCTTTAAAATCTCTTCTATATTTTTACCTGAAATGAGTGCATTCTTTCTAACTTTAAAATCTATGAGTATGTCATTTCTTATTTGCTTTGCCACCTTGTATATAAGGCCAAGGTCATATCCAAGACAGTAAAATGCGCCTATAACAGCACCAATGCTTGAACCTGAAAAAGCTTCAAATTTAAACTCCTTTTCCAACACTTCTATAACTCCTATGTGTGCAAACCCTCTCATTGCACCAGAACCAAGCGCAAGTGAAACTTTTTTCATTTTACCCTCCATACAGTAATATTATTTTAAGTAGAACGCCATTTATTTATGTATTGGAGCAAAGTACTTGAGAGAGATATTTAACTTTACCGTAATAATATTATGTATACTTTATTTTTTATCTATGTTTTTAAATCCTCAGCTTATCATTCAGTCAACAACAAAATCAGCAATCATATGGTGGAAAAAAGTCCTGCCTTCTCTTTTCCCGTACTTTTTAGTCATAAATATACTTATAGAATCGAAATTAATAAACTTTATTTCATATATATTTTTTTGGCCATCAAAAAAATTATTCAAACTTTCACCTAATGGCTTTATAGTAATGATAATGGGAATGCTGACCGGCTATCCTGTCGGTAGTAAAATGGTATGTAACTTATATAGTCAAAAATTAATCGACAAAAAGGAAGCTTTAAGACTTCTCTACTTTGTAAATAACTCTGGTCCTCTTTTTATCATTGGAACGGTTGGAATCAATCTGTTGGGTTCTAAAAAGTACGGATATATGCTATTTTTTGCTCATATACTCGCAAGCCTGATAATAGCTTTTTGTACTTCTCGGCTTGCACAAAGTGAAATCCTGTCAGCTTCCACACCTTACAAACTTTTAAATTTTGACATTGGAAAGGTTCTATCAAAATCAGTCAAAGACTCAGTTGAGTCCATACTCATTATAGGCGGTTTTATAACTCTCTTTTTCAACTTGAATAACGTTCTCGAATATTTCAAAATTTATCATTCAATATGTAGCCTTTTCAGATTTACAGGTGCAGATGCTACTCTTATAAAAGGACTTTTATATGGCTTGTTTGAAATAACAAACGGTAGTGTGCAAATTAATACAAACTCTCTTCCTATCTGGCAAAAATTGATAGCATCTGAGCTTATTATTTCCTGGGGCGGACTTAGTGTACACTTTCAAACCATATCCTTTTTGAACGCAACAGGTTTGCAATCTTTCCATTATATCATTGGAAAATTGATTCAGTGTGCTTTAGCTACAGCTATTATTTGCGTGTTTCTAATAATTTTACCACTATGAGTTTTTCTGTCTTATTTGGTCAATATTATCATTTAGTTCTTTTACAATATTTTCAATAGTTTTCTTTGTCTGCTCTAAAAGCTCAATGGTATAACTTTGGGCCATAAGTCTATATTCTTTTGCATGTTCTTTTGCTTTTTGGATAATCTCCTCTGCCCTCTTCTCTGCCAATTTGACAATTTCTGTCTCATCCACAAGACCTTTTACTTTGCTCTCCGCATCATTTATGATTGCTTCTGCTTCCTTTTGAGCTCTCTCCAAAATCTTCTTCCTCTCTTCTTTTGCCCACTTGACTTGAGAAAGTTCTTGCGGCAGCAAAAGCCTTATTTCTTTTATTATCTCTAAAAGCTCATCCTTTTCCACCATAACCTTTGATGTAAACGGTATTGATTTGCTATTTTCTATTATTTCCTCCATTCTCTCTAAAAGCTCTAATATGCTCAGCTCACCCATCACTTATTTTCCTCCGTTTCTGCATATTTCTTATTCAATTTCTTCATTACCTTTTTAGCAATCTTTTCAGGAACTAAGTCCTCTATGCACCCGCCAAATCTTGCAACTTCTTTGACCATGCTTGAACTGAGGTATGAATACTTGCTATTTGTCATCATAAAGATTGTTTCAATCGAAGGTTCAAGTTTTTTGTTCAAAAGTGCCATCTGAAATTCATACTCAAAGTCGGACACTGCCCTCAATCCCTTTACTATAACTTTCGCATTTTCCTGTTTCATGAAATCAATTAAAAGACCTTTAAAAGCTTTTATCTCAACATTCGGCAGATGCTCTGTTGTCTCTTTTAAAAGTTCAACCCTCTCTTCAATGTCAAACACAGGGGTTTTATTTGGATTGACCAGAACAGCCACAATTAATTTATCAAAAATTTTCGAAGCCCTTTCAATTATATCAAGGTGACCATTTGTAACAGGGTCAAAACTTCCCGGATATACTCCTATCTTCAACTTCTCTTACCCCCAAAACAAAAAATTGTAATTTTAGTATCACCATACTCTCTTTCTCTCAAAATAGAGAGGTTTTCATCTTCATACCGAAACTCTACATTAGATTCAACAATTATAAGACCATTTTCATTGATTCTGTTATTTTCTATTATTTCAGAAATACACTCTTTTGCATAACCAGACTTGTACGGGGGGTCTAAAAAGATAATATCAAATACTGGACAGTTTTTAGACTTTAGAAATCTTATTACATCAGCTTTTATTATCCTCGCCCTTTTCAACAAATTTAAGTTTTTAAGATTTTCCTTAATTAGATTAATGCACCTCACATCTTTTTCAACAAATACAACCTCTTTCGCACCACGCGATAAAAACTCAATCCCCACATTTCCCGTCCCTGCAAAAAAATCAGCTACAATAAGCTTTTCATTCAAAAAAGGTGCTATCATATTAAAAATAGCTTCTTTTACTCTATCTGATGTAGGTCTTAACCCTTCAATATTTGCACTTTTTAATTTTCTACCTTTTTGCTGGCCGCTTATAACCCTCATCTTTTAAGCAACTTCTTACAATTTGTTTATATATTGATTATATAAAAATCACTCTAAAAAAACAACAACGAAGAGACTCAAAAAGTCCCTTCGTTGTTGGTAAATTTTAAACACATCGCGGGGTTATTTACCTGCTGCTCTATTTTCATAATCCTGAATCATTCTCTTTACCATATAACCACCAATTGAACCTGCTTGTTTTGCTGTCAAATCACCATTGTAACCTGGTTTCAACGGAACACCAATTGAGCTTGCTACCTCTGCCTTTAATTGGTCAAGAGCCTTGGTTGCTTCCGGAACAAGCTTTCTATTTCTTGCCATGGCCTTCAACCCCCTTTTTTTGTTTGAGACTTTTCTTTTTTCACTATTTAATATGCTCTCTTTTTAAAAATATTATAACAAGAAATATTTGAAAAGGGTTAAAGGCCAATATTTTCTATATTATTGTAAAATTGTTTGTTGATTTTCTCTAAAAGTTTGTTATCAACAAGATTGAGTCTAATAGTCTCTTCTGCAGCTATTCTCGCTTGTTTTAAAATATCCATATCATTTATGATATCGGCTACTTTAAAGTTCATAACACCGTGCTGTTTTGTCCCAAACAAATCACCAGGTCCTCGAAGTTTTAGATCCATTTCAGCAATTTCAAATCCGTTCTGACTTCTGGTTATAGCTATCATCCTTTTTTTGGCAATTTCTGAATCGCTTTGATTAAACAAAATACAGTACGACTGGTGCTCGCCTCTGCCAACTCGCCCCCTTAGCTGATGCAGCTGGGCAAGTCCAAATCTTTCAGCATTCTCAATCACCATTACTGTCGCATTTGGAACGTTTATTCCAACCTCAACAACTGTAGTTGAAACTAATATATGAATGTATCCATCTTTAAAATCATTTAAGATTTTGTCTCTCTCTTTTACAGAAAGTTTTCCGTGCAGACACCCAATATTGTAGTCTTTAAAAAATCCTTCTTTTAAGGATTTCGCAAATTCAACTGCTGATTTTGCATTCAAAGTTTCTGACTCTTCAATCAGAGGACATATCCAGTAAACCTGCCTTCCTTCATCTAACTGTTTCTTTATAAAATTATACACCCGCTGGCGAAAACTCTCATCAACAGCGTATGTCAAAATCTTTTTTCTGCCGGGAGGTAACTGGTCAATAATAGAAATATCAAGGTCTCCATACAAAACCAAACTCAAAGTTCTGGGTATTGGAGTTGCTGTCATAACAAGAATGTTCGGCGAACTTCCTTTTTTTGTGAGTTCTACCCTTTGGATAACTCCAAATCTGTGTTGTTCATCAGTGATTGCTAAGCCAAGGTTTTTAAATTTTACTTCATCTTGGATAAGAGCATGAGTTCCAATGACCATTTTGCAAAGTCCATGTTCAATCTCTTTTAAAATTATTTCTTTTTCTTTTTTTGGAGTTGATCCAATCAAAAGTCTTACGTTAAATTTATTCCCAAAATACTTTTTACATTCGTTATAATGCTGCAAAGCTAAAACCTCTGTTGGTGCCATCAGTGCAACCTGATATCCCGCTTTTATTGTTGCATATGCGCTTGCCAAAGCTACAACCGTTTTCCCGCAGCCAACATCGCCTTGGATGAGTCTGTTCATCTGTTTTGTACTCTCTAAATCCTGTGCAATCTCTGCCAGCACTCTTTTTTGTGCCTCGGTCAACTCAAACGGCAGAAGCTTTTCAAACTCTTTTAAGCTACTTTGTGCATTTTCAATTTTTAATCCTTCGTTTTTTTCTATGTTTTCTTTTAGAAGCAAAAGGGAAAGCTGAAGAAGATAAAATTCTTCAAACACAAGCCTTTTCCTTGCAAGTTCTAAGCTCAATTTGTTTTCTGGAAAATGAATATTTTTTATTGCAAAATTGATTTCACTCAAATTATATTTTTGCCTTATATAAGGCGGAATTATATCTATAAGTGCTCCATCAACTTGCTGCAGAAGATTGTTCACAATATTTCTAATCACCTTTTGAGAAAGACCTTCTGTAGAATTGTATACAGGAACAATCCTGCCTGTATGAAGAAGATGTTGGTCATATTTCTCAAATTCGGGATTTTTGACCTCAATATAAAAGCCTTTTCTCTCTATCTTCCCAGAAAAGCAGAATATCTCTCCTTCCTTCAAAACGTTTTTTATATAGTCCTGGTTAAACCATACTGTTGTAACAACGCCTGTACTATCTTCAACAGGAATTTTTATTATCTTTACTGACTTTGTCTCTATCTCCACAGGCTTGCCAGCAACTTTTGCAACAAATGACTCTATTTCACCATTGCAAAGCTCTCTTATTTTCTTTAGCTTACTATAATCAAGATATTTTCGGGGTATGTGCCAGAGCAAATCCTCGGCTTTTTTTATACCCAGCTTTTTAAATAGCCTTTCTCTGTTTTCTCCAACACCTTTTAAGAATCTTATGTCTTTTTCAAGAACATTCATTTTATCATCACATCTCAGCCACAATAATTAATTGATAAATTTCATTTCCACTTTCATAGCTCTCAATGTCAATTTTCGGGTATCTTTCTTGTATGTTTTTAACAAGCACCTCTATATCTTCTAAGGCCACATCTTTGCCATAGTAGATACTCAAAATCTGGGTTGTAGAATCAACAATTTTTTCCACACAAGCCAGAGCTACTTTTTGCATATCTTTGTCGCATGCCACAATTTCTTTTTTTGAAATCCCTATAAAATCGCCTTCTTCAATCTCAAACCCGTTTATTTTTGTATTTCTCACTGCCTTAGTAACTTCTACAACCTTTACTGAGTCTATAGCTTCTTGCATGAGCTTTTTATTTTCTTCAATACTCTTGTTCAAATCAAACTTTATCAGCGCAGCAATGCACTCGGGAATGTTGGTTGTCTTCATAATCACTACATTTTTATTTGTATTTACCAGCTGCAGAGAAAGTTCTGCGGACATAATCACGTTTTTATTGTTCGGGAAAATAAATACATTTTTGGCTGGTACATTCTTTATAGCATTTACAAAGTCCTCGGCACTCGGATTCATAGTCTGTCCACCTTCAATTATATAATCAACACCCAACCCTTTTAATATTTCATTGAATCCTTCTCCCTGTGATACAGCTACAAAACCATATTCTTTTGTGATAACTTCATCTTGTGTTTGAACTTCTGTTTCAAAGTCTTCTCTTTTACTTATAAACTCTTGGTGCTGATATTTCATATTATCAATCTTTATATTTATAAGCTCAC includes the following:
- a CDS encoding acyl-CoA dehydrogenase family protein codes for the protein MEYFLSEEQKIIKKLAKRISDEYVSKVAIKYDKEGIFPRDILDLLAYTELTGVYIPKEYGGFGGGVMEMCLVVEELSRNCAGVAVSYAATALGAYPIILYGKEEQKKKYLPKIAKGELIAAFALTEADAGSDVSSIKTTAEKKGDYYILNGSKHWITNGGEADVYVVFAVTDKSKGPRGISAFIVEKEYEGFYCGKKEDKMGIRASSTTELIFEDCKVPKENLLGREGTGFIVAMKTFDRTRPGVAAMAVGIAQGAYEHAIRYAKERVQFGQPLSSFQAIQHMLADMYINIEAARAMLYSTCRMIDSGAKDFSKESSACKVFASDVAMKVTTDAVQIMGGNGYVKDYPVEKMMRDAKVTQIFEGANQIQRNIIASEIIKEY
- a CDS encoding nucleotidyltransferase, which produces MKVAGIVVEYNPFHNGHLYHLQKTREITNADIVVGVMSGNFIQRGEPAIVNKWARTKMAILNGVDVIFELPFAYACNSAEIFAYGAISILNQLGVDFVVFGSECGDIDKLKEAAKYLAFEEDDFKSSLKSYLKEGYSFPKARELALIKTCKTNIEFSSNNILGIEYIKWIYRLGSKIKPLTIKRIGAFYNDPNLTQDIYSSATAIRRNINNLQAIKNKMPSASYEILIEEFESGRGPVFLEDYFKLFIYNAIVVPDFLKNKIDVKEGLENRFEKYIFNSPSAKNLLENVKTKRYTLTRLQRIFIHAVVRNNFDQKTLLSITPYVRVLGFNQKGKEYLNKIKDKIEYITKLNQQWLKNLQYKELLELEIRSSMLHALQYKDFHKYLQTEFKSSPIYISSRS
- a CDS encoding patatin-like phospholipase family protein, with product MKKVSLALGSGAMRGFAHIGVIEVLEKEFKFEAFSGSSIGAVIGAFYCLGYDLGLIYKVAKQIRNDILIDFKVRKNALISGKNIEEILKLFLRDKKFSDLKYPFYVVATDLLKGEQVVFSEGSLYDAVRSSISIPGVLPPYKIGDTVLVDGAVVDKVPGKVLRENGCEFVIGVDVSGKGLLKEPKNILEMIMTTIDIMGEEIFRLKQGYLDYLIKINLEDINPYTLADVEKAYQRGKKRAEEELGNLKNLAS
- a CDS encoding nucleoside recognition protein — translated: MREIFNFTVIILCILYFLSMFLNPQLIIQSTTKSAIIWWKKVLPSLFPYFLVINILIESKLINFISYIFFWPSKKLFKLSPNGFIVMIMGMLTGYPVGSKMVCNLYSQKLIDKKEALRLLYFVNNSGPLFIIGTVGINLLGSKKYGYMLFFAHILASLIIAFCTSRLAQSEILSASTPYKLLNFDIGKVLSKSVKDSVESILIIGGFITLFFNLNNVLEYFKIYHSICSLFRFTGADATLIKGLLYGLFEITNGSVQINTNSLPIWQKLIASELIISWGGLSVHFQTISFLNATGLQSFHYIIGKLIQCALATAIICVFLIILPL
- a CDS encoding ATPase — its product is MGELSILELLERMEEIIENSKSIPFTSKVMVEKDELLEIIKEIRLLLPQELSQVKWAKEERKKILERAQKEAEAIINDAESKVKGLVDETEIVKLAEKRAEEIIQKAKEHAKEYRLMAQSYTIELLEQTKKTIENIVKELNDNIDQIRQKNS
- the coaD gene encoding pantetheine-phosphate adenylyltransferase, whose translation is MKIGVYPGSFDPVTNGHLDIIERASKIFDKLIVAVLVNPNKTPVFDIEERVELLKETTEHLPNVEIKAFKGLLIDFMKQENAKVIVKGLRAVSDFEYEFQMALLNKKLEPSIETIFMMTNSKYSYLSSSMVKEVARFGGCIEDLVPEKIAKKVMKKLNKKYAETEENK
- the rsmD gene encoding 16S rRNA (guanine(966)-N(2))-methyltransferase RsmD — encoded protein: MRVISGQQKGRKLKSANIEGLRPTSDRVKEAIFNMIAPFLNEKLIVADFFAGTGNVGIEFLSRGAKEVVFVEKDVRCINLIKENLKNLNLLKRARIIKADVIRFLKSKNCPVFDIIFLDPPYKSGYAKECISEIIENNRINENGLIIVESNVEFRYEDENLSILREREYGDTKITIFCFGGKRS
- a CDS encoding alpha/beta-type small acid-soluble spore protein, with amino-acid sequence MARNRKLVPEATKALDQLKAEVASSIGVPLKPGYNGDLTAKQAGSIGGYMVKRMIQDYENRAAGK
- the recG gene encoding ATP-dependent DNA helicase RecG translates to MNVLEKDIRFLKGVGENRERLFKKLGIKKAEDLLWHIPRKYLDYSKLKKIRELCNGEIESFVAKVAGKPVEIETKSVKIIKIPVEDSTGVVTTVWFNQDYIKNVLKEGEIFCFSGKIERKGFYIEVKNPEFEKYDQHLLHTGRIVPVYNSTEGLSQKVIRNIVNNLLQQVDGALIDIIPPYIRQKYNLSEINFAIKNIHFPENKLSLELARKRLVFEEFYLLQLSLLLLKENIEKNEGLKIENAQSSLKEFEKLLPFELTEAQKRVLAEIAQDLESTKQMNRLIQGDVGCGKTVVALASAYATIKAGYQVALMAPTEVLALQHYNECKKYFGNKFNVRLLIGSTPKKEKEIILKEIEHGLCKMVIGTHALIQDEVKFKNLGLAITDEQHRFGVIQRVELTKKGSSPNILVMTATPIPRTLSLVLYGDLDISIIDQLPPGRKKILTYAVDESFRQRVYNFIKKQLDEGRQVYWICPLIEESETLNAKSAVEFAKSLKEGFFKDYNIGCLHGKLSVKERDKILNDFKDGYIHILVSTTVVEVGINVPNATVMVIENAERFGLAQLHQLRGRVGRGEHQSYCILFNQSDSEIAKKRMIAITRSQNGFEIAEMDLKLRGPGDLFGTKQHGVMNFKVADIINDMDILKQARIAAEETIRLNLVDNKLLEKINKQFYNNIENIGL